The sequence cggctcagtcatCAAGCCTGAcgaaaatctaggacgttacaccagttcgagccgagttcaagcaaaGATTGAGCCAAGTTCGTCATTacagcattttctcaaacacctagactacaccttcaaaatctctctATATCTGAGACAACAACAATGATTTTactggtattttatcaaacaccttctaagcaacataaaaatcaagaaaaaagggtgttggtttcatatacataccttccttgccactagcaacacttctttgagtcatttcatcaaacacttggtagcaacatcaatatcaaagtaactgagtcaccgaactggttcaatccgagttcgattcgagctaggttcgatctgagtcgagtcgagtcgagctggggccagctcgaactcggctcgaactcattttcgactTAAAAAAtctgctcgactcagctcgaactatcgatgatgacatggaccaatcacaATAGAGGAAAATATGATATCCTTGTTTGTGACAAGCAGAGGATCTGGATTCATTCACACCCCTACTCACTTCCTACTGAAAAGATATGGATGAACTAAATATCCTAGCTTTTGATCGTCAATTTTAGATCATACAAAGTGATAACACTGGGAAcaagagaaaaaatgaaaaattctcaTGAGATTTTTAGTATATTTGTTTTACTCCAAATGGATTTTGTATAAAAATGTACAATGTACACATAAGGGAAAATATTAATGAAAATCAATAGACATGCATGAAAGGAAAATCAATTAGGACAATGTCTATCAATGGATATATTAAAATCAGTTAGGATAATATAATTCAATAGATagacatgaaaaaaaaatgaatcaggaTACTATCCATCAACAAATATATATGAAGGGAAATCATTCATGATAATATCTATTATAAAGATGTTGTTGTAAAAGATCTATTATATTTCACTTGGGGTTATTCGCACATAGGATACTAAGAACTGATCATTGTTGTTAGATATCTTTAATTTGTCTAGAATAGGGgagttcgattgatcgagaaacCCCATTTTTGTACAGTTTGCTCTTTGAACAATTTacgccaattttgattatcgaacATGGGAGCTCAATCAATTGAAGATTGGTCAAGTAATGTCGATCAACCGATGCTTAGATTGACAGCATGCGCGGCTTTGCATAATTGCATGAATTATTTCATATTCTGGGTGTTATATTATATGTGTGCGTAATTGCGATATTATGGGATTCCAAGTAGAACTAAGTCATTTCTAGAGTTTGGAGAGGAGAAAGtaagcgtttttttttttttttgtaagtacATCCATCTCTTGTACTTTTTCGTTTTCATAGTGATcgatgtcgctttgtgccgttcCCACGAgtgtttttccacgtaaaatcgtgTGTCCTTTGTGCATGCTTTGTTTGCATTTATCTTTCGATTGTTTGATTCGAATTCAAGGTTTGCTTCCGCAATCCCCAACAATCAATGTGTGTGGATCTATGTTATATACAGTTTCGATAACTTGCTTTCATGTAATCAAGCTCGGTGTTCATGTCATGGACTATATTATTCTTAGAACTGCTCTCGGAACTGATCCAGACCATTTTGGGATCTTTTTTAGGTTGTATATAGTAATCTATTTTATCCATAAACCTATCACATTCAACACTTGTGTCTAATCAATATTTTATAGACATGATTTTGTTCGAACCTTGGCTTACAGAATCATGCAAATGGAGTTAGTGTTGGCCATAGGATCTGGTCACAGTGAACGAAAGCACAACCATTGATCAAGGGTTGGAATTGAATGTTATTGAGTTAGATCCATTTTGAGGTCTTTTTTAGATTGTCTATAGTAATCTATTTTATCCATAAACTTATCATATTCAACACTTGTGTCTAATCAATATTTCATAGACATGATTTTGTTCGAACCTTGGCTTACGAAATCATGCAAATGGAGTTAGTGTTGGCCATAGGATCTAGTCACAGTGGACAAAAGCACAATCATTGATCAAAGGTTAGAATTAACTGTTATTTGAGTTAGATCaaaggatttaaaaaaaattatattaattaattaatcttCATACTTCTAAATTATTTGCGCACATTCTTATATCACCGAGTGAAATGTTTTGGATCTTAATTTTAAGCATATGAAGTTTTATATAAAGATAGTATGACCATTTGATTTTTAATAACATTCATGTGCCCCTTTTGTTAGAAGCTATGGGGCCACAAAGAtgcaaagcttaggtgggccacaataggacatgaatttaaaaatcaggtagatcttaAGCTCTtggggccataccacacgaaaacAGCAGTgaatgaatgctcaccattggAAGCTTTGTGGGGGACCATAGAAGATTTGAATTAGGACCATATTTGTGCCTATAGTTTATCTAGATGGTAGTAACCCTACgaacgatttggatggcatataaacatcatggtcaactcTAGGAACGTTTCAACGCTAGACGTTTTAGTTCCCcttatttcatttggtgtggcccacttgagttttggatcttccttattttcatATTCTTGCCCTATTGTGGTCTTACAAAATTGATGGacaagtggatttgtcacaagcatctctgtgggccccacacaactttCGACAATAGGGGCACAAGCAATCATGTCCCGCACTGCCATGCTTGAGGTTTGGGgcatgtttgggagcatggattcgaaaccccctggatttgaaattccCTGGATCTATTTGGCACCCTATATTTGGAATATCCTGGATTGTAAAATTTCTATTTAAGAGTGATTTGAAATCCCCTAAAATTTTGTGGTATATTTACATGAATCTTCAAAGAGGCTAAGTAAATTATTTATAATGCTCTCAAGTGATATACTACAACATAGATAATTATGGTAACAAGCCCATCAAAATATAcacattgaaaaatgaaaaagtaaTTCCGAACTTCAGGTGAGCCATAGAAGTAAGCCCACTAAATTTCACCATTAAAGTAAAATATCATATGTTAAGATAAAAGTAGGCCAACTAAATTTCACCATTGAAGTAAATATCACGTGTTAAGGATAAACATATTTACTCTAATTTTGGGTAGTTAAAATATACACCATACAAATTACAAAACATACGTGCATGCACATTAATAAATAAAAGGATAAAAGAATaccaaatataaaatatttttaaagttaTACAAACCCAAATTGCTAAATTAACAAAACTAAAGTTATAAAAAGAACATAATACCCTCATCAATCTGGAATAGTGTTTATTAGAAATTCCCACCTTAGCTCAACAGGTAATTCGATGAAGAACAATGCTAAATCTCTATGCTCTAAGAGATACCTTAATGCTCGCCATGTATACGGTTCGTCTATGTTTGGTATGTCCCTAAGACATTGCATTATATATTGGCGGAAGTTACCCTTATCAATTTGGGCAGCATGATGCGTATCTATGAAGTCACTAAGTTTGTCTTTCATCTCTATCAATGTCGCCTGGGTTGCTTTGAGAGACGAGGTTACGCGCTTCATTTCTTGCACCATTTCATTGTTAGTTGtgactttctttttcttcttctgcgATCTTGAATAATATAGCCCAGCTTGTGGAGTATTAGTCATTCCAAATACTAACGATGTTGAAGGTTGCATACCTGCATCAAAGAAATTAGACCCTGGAGGAGGCACATTGGGGTTAAGCTTTAAATGGGTTTGAGTCAAATGCCCTGTATGTGGGATTCTTAGGAAATTCATTTGACTCAGTATGCACCATTAATTTGCTGCCAATAGCATACTTTGACCCAACAATTATTACCATATTATCACATTGAGGAAATGAGTTGTTCTGAAACACATTCACTTCAGGGTGCATATGTGGCcattaaaatacaaatatatattaaCATTAATATGGTCAAAGCATGTTGTACCGTGTCCATCGAGAACTGCATTCGTAGATTGTAGGCATTTCCAATTATGGGACCCTCGAATATCAttttcatcctcctcttccataTAATTTGTAGCGACTGCTGCTACTATCGTGGATGCTGCATTGCACATCACAGTCGCAGCTGATGCACCCGCAATTACTGCCGTGAATAAAATAATCGCTTTCTCAGCTACGTCATCGGTATCTGAGTCCGAATTATTTAAATTTGCCATTTATAACCTGATCAATGGACATTTGTTAAATTCATTACATTTAGTACGTGAGCTATGAAAACAAGTGTATTTTCATATGTACCAGTGATTTTAAATAAAATGAACTAtccgaaaaaaataaaataatacattGGACCCAATGAAATTTATGTGGGTAGACATTCCTAACCAAATGTTCCCAACCCAAGCTTTGGATTAGTTTGATTATCTGAATTATGTCCACCAAATTGATTGCTGTCACAAAACCAAGCCTTTTGGATAACAAACCTGATATAAATTTTTTGAAAAGCTCAATGAGCTCAAAGTCAAACTAACCCAccacgtggtgtggtccgcttcagctttggatatactttatttttaggctcaacccttgaaattatctgataaaatggatggagtagataaaatacataaaatcatgtggaccccgtagaatttactcagtacacaaccACCATTGCTGTTCAGCTAGTGACACTGCATGTTGGTTAGtgttcaatgggccccacaatgatgtatttttataGATAAGTTTATAGTATAATcttaaaattgagaaaaatccaaatcttaagtagaccgcatcataggaaacagGCTTTATTGTGTGCTAACCGTTAAAAAaacatcctgtggtgtggtccacttgagatttagatttgactcattttttggatcgatacctaaaatgatttataaaaatttataaaaggcatatggatcaaacacatacacatcatggtggagcccatataGCACCGACCAGTAGCGTCACGGAAATGGGATTGTGTACTAAGTCAATATGCTTTTATCCtatcgagtaaactctgttgggctcaCCGTGAGTATATATGGTTTAACCAAGCCGTCATTcatttttctaagatcattttaagggttgaaaccaaaatcgaagcatatccaaagctcaagtggatcctaCCAAAGGAAATatcgggaataatgattttcaccgttgaaatcttcctagggcccacagtgatgtttgccTGTcctccaaattgttcataagatcacacagacatggatgatgggaaaacacaaatatcaacttcatccaaaacttctgtggccccaataaTTTTCCAACAGTAGATGTTGGATttacacagtttcctatggtgtggtccaattgaatttTGTATATACTTTATATTTTTGCTTAAGTCCTGAAATtatccggaaaaatggatgaatggagcggataaaatacataaataacggtgggtctcatagagtttactcagtacggacGCGGATTCCGTCCTACCCAGTCTCTAGcctcgaacgggcagttctgtgggtgggcccaccgtgatgtatctgtttatccatgccatccatctgttttctcagatcatttcaaggcatgagcaaaaaaaatagatagatccgacgctcaaatggaccacaccacagatggctcttgcatttaatgcaactaacaTTTCATGCTTTTATGCATTTAATAaaaccaagattattatttggtgtggtccacttgagcgttagatcttcctcattttttttgttcatgccttaaaatgatctaataaaaggGATGGATGACTGGCCAAACCACTGGTATAATCGTGATGTACCTCAGTAGGTGcatccctgactatggggcttaccttaatgcatgtgtGTTATGTCCAACTCATCTATTAGGCTACAAGaacctggatgaagaaaaaaaaaaaaaaacaaatattatcttgatcaaaAATCTTAAAGTCCCACacattatttttaatggtggatatttaatTTCAAATTTGTGGTTAACTTGGttaacctgagatttgaatctgttttatttttatatcataCAGTCAACTGCATATAttattggatggtatggatatactaTACACAtaacaaggtaggccccacagttaggAAAATACTCATTATAGTTCGATGCAGGTAAGTACTGAATTTAACATACAGCTCACAGCCACTTCACAACTTTACTCATTCTTATAAAAAAATTAACGTCACCCACCTGAATTGTagtttgaaatccactccgaccacaATGTGAGTCATCTTATTTTAGACCAAGGATCTAAATTTCATGCTCATTGGTTGTTCAAGTCAATCACATTATTGAAAACAGTGTACACAAGCAACTATAATAGTTGAAACTGTTTTCATTCATATGACTCACCTGGATGATAGTTGGGCTTAAATTATTTTCTCATTGATTAAATTTTAATGAGCTATATAATGGTTGAATTAGATTTcatataaccatcatggtgggacatatATGAATAAAGGATTTCTGTCTTTCCAATCATTattttatttggtgtggcccacatgaagcttaaatcaaattgatattatcttCACACACATAACTTTTGATCAATCATCGCATGGCTGGAgcagattttacataaacattatagtggaccaaccaagtattttttttaaaaatacatttaAAATGTTAGTTTTGGTACATTACCTTTTCAAAGCTTTTTTAAACATCAATGACAACCTCCTTCTCAGATAGCTTGGAAGAGGTCAGCACAGAAAACCTTTCTCTGCACTTTGGAGAGGGTTGCATGAGAAATCTTCATCTACAATaagaggtaaaaaaaaaaatgaaggtttTTGGAGAAGATGAGAGGTAGAGGAGGGAACTGCATACCAGTGAGTGGTAAATGCGAATATGTTTGTTTAAAAGCAAACCTCACAACGGTCGGATTTCCGACCGTTGAGGGGATTTTAGGATACAATCCAACCTTCAactttggatttcaaaccccctcagGGGATTTCAAATTCCCACACCTCGGTGCCAAACAgacaaatcctctcaaatccccTCGAATCTACAGTACCAAATGGTTCTTATGTCATTGAGAGCGCCAGTACTTATTAGaatgatcattttatggtatgagaccaaaaatgaggtatatcccaatctcaagtggaccacattataggaaacagtgttgaatgaatgttgaccattaaaaacgttttggaggctataaaagtttttgatgaagctgatatttattatttcccttcatctaggtccttatgacctaatcaacatattagatgtcaaataaacagtacaatgggccttaggaggattttaatggtggatatccaatcactattgttttcctatggtgtggtccacctgagatttatatccctctcatttttgggatcaagcctaaaatgatctgtaaaaatggatgaacggaatggatgaaacacatacatcatggtggggcccaccttcaactttggatttcaaaccccctcagGGGATTTCAAATTCCCACACCTCGGTGCCAAACAgacaaatcctctcaaatccccTCGAATCTACAGTACCAAATGGTTCTTATGTCATTGAGAGCGCCAGTACTTATTAGAATGATCAGGCCCACTTCAATAAATGTCATGATCTATTGGGTGTCGGTCATGTTTCTACAGGTGATCTGGACCACTCGTTTTAGGTGATTTAAATCACATTTGATCTGTGAAAATTACTTGTTGGAAATCCTCCCTGATCTaagatttttggagtgggccactgATGTGTGGCTCAGTTCCTTTATAATCAGTCTACTATTTTGCCAGGTGATCTTCAAGGTAGGCCCTATGATTTGGACCGTTGGGTGTTTTAGACGAGTGACTCAGCTGAGTCGCTGAGTCTTGGATTGActttccatggggcccactgccatgttcgtgagacatccactccgttcatcagtttctccagctcaggttagggcatgagcccaaaattaggcAGAcctaaaatcaagtgggccacaccacatgaaagagtcAGGATGAaaaggcccaccattgaaaccttcctagggcccaccataatgtttatataccatccgaGACATTCGTAAGATTATTCTCACCGGGAtgaacagaaaaaagaaaaaagaaaaaaaatcagcttatcCAAGACTTTCGTGtacccatgaaggtttcaatggtagccattcgAACCCCACCtctcccatggtatggcccactttagttttggatctacctcatttttcggctcatgtctTAATATGAGTtgatgaaactgatggacggagcagatgtcacaaggaaatcatggtgggccccacagagattccACTGCAGGGGATCCCTTTAGGTGGGGGTCAAAGGAAATTAGCGTCCTACGTTCAGTGGCCAAGCCATATAAcgagaaggtctcaagtccaaccggttggaccaaaAAGTTATGGTCCATCCATCGGATAACTTCTAACCTATTAAGTgaatgtgaaatccaacccttccaatatggTGGACCCATCGAGAGGATTACCTATTATAAAAACAAGCCCTATCTACTCGTCAATTGGGCCactccatagaaaacaatgtctagcCATTGATTAATAGCAAAATATGGGTTTAACCTACTCAATGAGTAGATGTGTCTGATTTTGAAATTCCcattgtgggacctacctatTGGACGGATTGTATGTCCCACGCCCATGAGAGGTTGGAAGCTATCTactaggtggaccataacttatggtccaaccagttggagtTTTGACCTCCTATAACTATAAACATGAATTCATCTAACCACGCTTCCTATGAAACGAATGGGCCAGATTGTGGGTTGGCCCATCAGGTTTTGGGCCCAGGTCAATTAAGGGTCTGGATCACGCCTGTAATGGAGGTCTTGTGTTTGGCCGCAGCGGGGTTTTGAAACACGATTAGTAAATGAGCTGGGCCTTTGTATAACTATTGCAAAATTCTCTCAGGGCCAGATCAGAGCCGCTTATCATGTTAATGGGCGGGCAGGGCCCTGAAATAAACATGGATTTGAGACCTTGCGACTCAGTCCGACTCACTCCAACTCTTCCGGTTTCAAGTCAAATTGCATGAGTAGGGGTTGAATTGCGCTGACTCGGCTGAGTCATGGGTGACTCACTGTATGAAACCAGAACGGTGTGACCGACTACGAATGGCCTCAGATGTCTCACATCtgactagagctgtacacaagtcgagttaACTAagtcaactcgctcgactcgacttgaaaaaggtcagcttgaaattgaattcaaatcgagtcgagctggtatttggagctcgaaaaaaatttgagccgagttcgcgagctcgacttgactcgaatcaaatcgaacctcaactcgaattgactcAGATCGAATAAGGTAgctgactcggttattttgatattgatgttgcttgcggaatgtttaatgaaatgacttaacgaagtgttgtttcgatTGCGTACGTTCTCTGTAGGATCAGTTATTGGGGAAGAAGGAATAGATACGAAACAAAttactaccaaaaaaaaaaaaaaaactttacattataaaactgccatcatattttgattttgatgttgctcaccaagtgtttgataaaatacttgtaaagtgTTATCACTGCTTGTTTTAcattctgtgagaaattgaagatgcattttaTATgattgagaaaatgtcgcatatgcttgaacttagctcgaactagcccgagctggtGAACGATATGAGCagacaggctcgaggactgagccgagccaagttcaagctggggttagctactggctgaGCTAAGCTTTGCCAAGCTCGATTCGGTTTGACTGGTGTACAGCTCTACATCCGACTCATTTGACTCGTCCAACAATTCTATCCATGGAAATAAAAGGCTAGATTACTAAATGGGCCCGATCTTGGCTTAATTTTTATGCCCGATTAATAGCTATGTCGGCTTGGGTTGATCTTAACCCAGCCCGGCCCAGCCCACACATAGATTCTACGATGGTTTTTTCATGGGCTTGGATGGGCCTTTCAACGATCATAAGCGAAAATGAATAGGAAGGGTCCACCGTAGACTGCACTTGCCTCCAAAATAACTCTGATAGGATGATCACAATCATCTCATTTGGCAAGTCTCGCTGTCCATTTTCCAGGCTCTTAATTGGATGGCAGTGATCATCTGATCAGAATGATATGGTACCACCTTCAGCCAGTCTACTCTTTGCACGGATTTGGTCCACTGTAAGTGGGcctgattggaaaaaaaaatgaacggcTACGAAGAAAATGGCGTGTGTACATGCTTGTGGTTTGGGTTGCAAATGGGCTGCTTGACCTGATGGGCCATTGGACCCGACTAGAGCTAGGCATCGTGTCGAgccggaccaagttagggctgacctgacttgatccggttttgaaataggcctgacccaaactcgacccgactcggtaccgagtctagcatgcctgacctaATTTGAGTCCGGGTCTGGCTAGGACCAGTCCGGACCGAGTCTGACTTGGTCACAATTACCGAGTTGGGTAAGGTGCAGCGGGTATCCAGGTTCACTTGCTGgaaattgcagcctctccataaGCTACACTACATTTTAGATCTGAAACATATTATCTgagttatacacacacacacacacacgcacacgcacacacacacacacagaagtcgagtttcagatcaagttgagTTAGTACTGAGTTGGATTTCGGATCACGTCAAGTCGAGTTACaaggtgactcgaacttgactcagtttgagttcggaatggatgaagtcaactcgattcggaTCGAGTGGGATTTGAACGAGTCAGATGAGTCTAGTCATCCCGAGCCCAGCTCTAGATCTGACCAAAAAATAAGTCAATCAGGTCTATCTTATACCATGGAGCAGGCCTAGGTCCAAAAGTCCAACCTGAATTATGAAATTGGTCAGCTCTAGACCGTCTTAAAATCAACATGATCTAACTTGTTTAGAACTCGAGTTTTAAATGGGTCTAATTTAAGTCATTCTAAAACAGACTAGACCCAGACCCAAACATAAGCCTAGATCTAACCCAGACACGGGAAAGGTAGCTAATCAATATATGAAAATTCAAGcatttgattaattgattaataccATCCAATGCAAGTGGAAGAATAAGAACCCTTAGATGAGATCTGTCGTCCATAAAACCATGTGTTGTAAGATAATATGCAGCCATATGCTCTTAAGTTTCATTTGATTTAAACCTTGATACAACTGACATATTTGAAACATCATTTGTATAAAAAcccatttataatttttatatccAACCTAAGTTGGATCTATGTATCCGACACGAATCAAACCCATGAGATAAATGATTTGGGTAATCCATTAAATAAAGGAATTTGGATCTTCTGCTTACCACAAATAAATTCTTTTCATTATATTACATCATGATTGGTCCTTATCTTCAATGGCATTATCAGCACTGCTGCATTGAATGAAGTGTGTGATGATGTAGACCGATCAGATTGCaacaaatatgatttttttctttaCGGCAATCAGATAATCAGAATTATAAATAAATAGGTGCTCAAGTGGTactatatggtggggcccacttagtctATTTatcacatccaaactgtccattggAAACAAAACTCTCATAGGGAACAAGATCAGAGTGGactcccacccttgattttcactagGGCCCACCCAAGTTGCAAAACAGCTTTAAGTTTGGTCGTGGCTCTTAATCCAATATAAATTAAGGGTAGTGCCAGCCTGAATTAGCTGTACACCACAAATCATTAGTGGAATCTCCTCTAAATTTGTCGCATGTGTTGTAGCCCACCTGAGCTTCCGTTTGGGATTATTTCTAAAATCCAGAAGGAACATGATGGGAAGGATCTTCTGGACAGGTCAGATGTCATGAAtatatcagatgggtcccacatctaCCTACTACGGAGACTACACTATTTTAAAGGATaaactttcttcttttatttatttattattcaaacTCAATTCAAATCCAAATTTTATTAGGTTGGATTAGACCCTATTATTAAATGGGTCAGACCATAGACTCTTCTAGATATTAGCCCGAGCTGCACCACTAGTTGCATGTCTAATTAGTTGGTATGTGGGGCTTACATGGTGTTTGTgtgaaatctggaccgtccaacaaAGTCTTCCTACTATAAGAATGAAATGCTCCAAAATTCGGGTTGATCCAACCGTGAAAATGAGATGCACCCATGAACATGGAGTTCTTTATGTAGTTATTCatgtttctttggtgtggtccacctgttagTTGAgttaatctgatttttgggccatcccaTTTTCATGATTGGACAATTTTATTAAATTGGCTAGATGTCGTACAaacaacatggtaggccccacactagGCAGTTGCACCTGCAATCAGTTGTGTGAGAGCATTCCTCTTTCTTAATCGGTTGTGTGATAGCATTTCTCTTTCTTAATTATGTATTTTTCCCAATTGCCGCCTACCTTTTTAGCCATGGACCAAAAACCTCTCCGTTAGTTTGGAACCACAGGCATGTCACCTAACCTTCGagagtaggtggggcccacctcgttgTTAGTGAGAAATTCATCTTATCCATATGTTTTtcccactcattttagggcatgtaggCCCATGATGCCTCAAGATGTTTCTACGGTGGaggtttaatccccactatttctagtCGTTTGGCTCATTTGAGCTTGGTATATATCAACCtccaccataaaatgatctggaaaaacagatggatggcctggatttatcacaaatatctTGTAGCTCCACAAATATTTCAAGAGCGAGCGTttattcccc is a genomic window of Magnolia sinica isolate HGM2019 chromosome 15, MsV1, whole genome shotgun sequence containing:
- the LOC131227984 gene encoding uncharacterized protein LOC131227984 isoform X1 — protein: MANLNNSDSDTDDVAEKAIILFTAVIAGASAATVMCNAASTIVAAVATNYMEEEDENDIRGSHNWKCLQSTNAVLDGHGSNFFDAGMQPSTSLVFGMTNTPQAGLYYSRSQKKKKKVTTNNEMVQEMKRVTSSLKATQATLIEMKDKLSDFIDTHHAAQIDKGNFRQYIMQCLRDIPNIDEPYTWRALRYLLEHRDLALFFIELPVELRWEFLINTIPD
- the LOC131227984 gene encoding uncharacterized protein LOC131227984 isoform X2; the encoded protein is MANLNNSDSDTDDVAEKAIILFTAVIAGASAATVMCNAASTIVAAVATNYMEEEDENDIRGSHNWKCLQSTNAVLDGHGMQPSTSLVFGMTNTPQAGLYYSRSQKKKKKVTTNNEMVQEMKRVTSSLKATQATLIEMKDKLSDFIDTHHAAQIDKGNFRQYIMQCLRDIPNIDEPYTWRALRYLLEHRDLALFFIELPVELRWEFLINTIPD